The Naumovozyma dairenensis CBS 421 chromosome 3, complete genome genome has a window encoding:
- the NCB2 gene encoding negative cofactor 2 transcription regulator complex subunit NCB2 (similar to Saccharomyces cerevisiae NCB2 (YDR397C); ancestral locus Anc_5.489): MAMDSEDVTLPRATVQKMISEVLDSDLSFGKEGREIIIQSGVEFIMILSSMASEMAENEAKKTIAPEHVIKALEELEFNEFIPFLEQVLVEFKGSQKVKEKRDSKFKKSGLSEEELLRQQEELFRKSRSKLHQNSITSETAPPNGQQHSSSSSSSSSS; the protein is encoded by the coding sequence ATGGCTATGGATTCAGAAGACGTTACTTTGCCTAGAGCAACTGTACAGAAGATGATATCAGAAGTACTAGATTCAGATTTATCCTTCGGTAAAGAAGGTAGAGAAATTATCATACAATCTGGTGTAGAATTTATAATGATTCTTTCATCAATGGCATCAGAAATGGCAGAAAATGAAGCCAAGAAGACAATTGCTCCAGAACATGTCATTAAAGCATTGGAGGAATTggaattcaatgaatttataCCGTTCTTAGAGCAAGTATTAGTGGAATTTAAGGGATCTCAAaaagttaaagaaaaaagagattctaaatttaaaaaatcaGGTCtttctgaagaagaattactTCGACAACAGGAGGAATTGTTTAGAAAATCAAGATCTAAATTACATCAAAATAGTATAACAAGTGAAACTGCTCCTCCTAATGGTCAACAACATTCGTCGTCCTCATCATCTTCCTCATCTTCCTAA
- the NDAI0C01310 gene encoding uncharacterized protein, which translates to MSSNSRNFHNTNEDRNLNRDDQTMQEDEEIKRMVEGLGKSSYRKRYEQQYEDAIVECLKKENLSAISGIINQKFATLNNHYSYIKDYLERLVYMYADLTDRETAINSLRRFYEGEHKEPNLWTDYVFIIVFMGFFFGCQLGFLTLLNSREEEEEEAALIYPSYFSFIFVNMIIFPDYKTAIKNQVISENKLLSLMSWIVCSMKVFLSFFLLPLVEYIFYIISQQRERLYNIVNILLTFVINLGISSYQCFMSFIQILIVTVKGFH; encoded by the coding sequence ATGAGTAGTAATTCTCGCAACTTCCATAACACAAACGAGGACAGAAACTTGAATCGCGATGACCAAACAATgcaagaagatgaagagaTCAAACGTATGGTTGAAGGGCTGGGGAAAAGTAGCTATAGAAAAAGATACGAACAACAGTACGAGGATGCTATCGTTGAATGCCTAAAAAAGGAGAATTTGTCGGCTATAAGTGGCATAATAAACCAGAAATTTGCTACTTTGAATAACCACTATTCATATATTAAAGATTACCTGGAAAGATTAGTATATATGTATGCTGATCTTACAGATAGAGAGACTGCGATAAATTCTTTAAGACGTTTCTATGAAGGAGAACACAAAGAACCAAATTTGTGGACGGACTACGTATTCATTATTGTATTCATGGGTTTCTTTTTTGGTTGTCAACTTGGGTTTTTAACGCTATTGAACTCAcgagaagaagaagaagaagaagctgcATTGATCTATCCTTCATACTTTTCATTCATATTTGTtaatatgataatatttccTGATTACAAGACAGCCATCAAAAACCAGGTAATATCGGAGAATAAGTTGCTTTCACTTATGTCTTGGATAGTATGCTCCATGAAAGTTTTcctttcattttttctattGCCCTTGgtggaatatattttctacATTATCTCACAACAGCGAGAAcgattatataatattgttaACATCCTTCTAACCTTCGTCATAAACTTAGGTATCTCTTCATATCAATGTTTCATGTCTTTCATCCAAATCCTCATTGTAACTGTTAAAGGGTTTCATTAa